The genomic region CGAATGGCATGGCCCAAAAAGGAATATCTAAGGTTTTAAGTGATTTAGTATCAGGTTCCTTCATAAGCTTTTTAATCCACTCTACTGGCAAACTGTAAAAGAACCCTTGAGGCCCTGGACTTTTAAATGTTGTAATACCGATTAAATTATATTTTTCATCAAATAGGCCACCTCCGCTAGAACCAAGAGCAAAGGCCGCATCTGATCTAATAATGACACTGCTATCCAAGCGATGTATCGCCTTAACAGACCCATAAGATGGCTGTGGCACATTGCTCCCATTTGGATAGCTCACACTAAATACATCTTCTTCGTATTGGAGTGTTTGGCTGTCTCGAAGCGAGACTGGTGTAAATGGTAATTCTTCAAACTTTAATAAACATAAATCATGTTTCCAATCAGCCTTAAATGCTATTGGCTTATATGTATTATCGTATTTAGAAATATTGGCGCCCATTGTATTCGCTATCACATGGCAGTCAGTTGCAACATACTCCTTACTCACAACAACACCTGTTCCAGTGCCTGAGGAGCCATCGGGAAAATCAACATTAACAACTACAATTGAATTATTAAGCTCTAATAATTTTTCAAAAGTGGGGATTGCTTCTGCTTGTGTCGCAATGAGCAATAAAAATAAACTTATCGTATGTTTCATGGTCTATGTGACTCCAAGATTTAAATATCGTTCATAGTGGCGTCTTAAAAAATGACAATTAAAAATGTTCTCGGCACAAAATTAGAAGTGTGCAACCTAAACCCTATCACAGGATTCACTAGAAATGGATGCTGTGAGACAGGTCCCGAAGATATCGGCCAGCACACGGTATGCGCAGAAGTTACCCAAGAATTCCTCCAGTTCTCTAAATTAAAAGGTAATGACTTAATGACCCCAAGGCCTGAATATGAATTTACGGGACTTAAAAAGGGAGATCGTTGGTGTCTATGTTCCAACCGATGGCTTGAGGCTTTAGAAGAAGGTATCGCACCTCCTGTCGTTTTAGAGGCTACACATGAAAAAGCTTTAGAAATTATTGATCTTGCAGAACTCAAATACCACCAAATAAGGTAATCCATGGCTTACAACGCAAAAGAAATAGAAGAAAAATTAACGCTTAAATGTACATCCTGGTCTTATATTTTTCCTTCAATTGAAAGAAAATTCTTAACGCAGAGTTTTGATGAATCGATTCGCATAGCAAATGAAATTGCAAAAATTGCGAACCAATTAAATCATCATCCAGAACTCGTATTTAAACATAATGAACTGATCATTAGAACTCATACCCACAGCGCGTCAGGCATTACAGATAAAGATTTTGAATTGGCGGAAAAAATTGATCAATTACTCTTGATTTAAATTTTTTAATTTAAGTATTTTTAAATCCTCAATAATTTCTTGGCTATGTTTTGAGGTATCTACGCTCAGATAAATTTTTGCAATCTTGCCTTGAGGGCTAATCAGATACGTATATCTTTTAGCAAGCTTAATCACTAAAAAGTTGTTTAATGCCCCGTAGCTATTGGCAACATCTCCTGAAGTATCTGACAAAAGAGGAAAAGGTAAATTATATTTTTCAGCAAATTTCTTATGAGAAAAGCTATCATCAATACTTACACCAATGACTTTAGCGCCTAAAGCCTCTAGCGTTTTAAAATCATCTCTAAACTGACAAGCTTCCTTAGTACATCCAGGCGTATCATCCTTCGGATAAAAATATAGAACAACCCATTTGCTTTTGTAGTCAGACAAACTGACTTGATTGCCTTGGCTATCTGGAAGTGTAAAAGTTGGTGCGTCATCACCAATCTTTAAAATAGGTGCTGCCATCACATTTGCTCTAAGCAAATAAAATACAAGAGCAATCCCAATTAAAATAAAAATTTTCATATAAATATATTAACCTTTCATTAACGAATCGTCTTAATAAGCTCCAAAAGCTTTGTGGTCATTTTAATGAGCGTCTCTTTTAAAACTTTTGCCTGATCGGCTATGATTGATTCACTCCTATCATCTGCATCTGATGCCTGAAGATCTTCAATATAAAAAAGACGGCTATCAAGCTTCAACCATAAAATCAGAACCATGATTCTTTCTTGGTTTGGAAATGACAATCCTTTAAGCCATTTTCTTGCAGACTCTTGTGAGATATGAAGTGAGGTTTTTTTACATTGTTTATTAAACTGAGTCGCAAAATAAAGCGCAG from Candidatus Methylopumilus universalis harbors:
- a CDS encoding S1 family peptidase, which encodes MKHTISLFLLLIATQAEAIPTFEKLLELNNSIVVVNVDFPDGSSGTGTGVVVSKEYVATDCHVIANTMGANISKYDNTYKPIAFKADWKHDLCLLKFEELPFTPVSLRDSQTLQYEEDVFSVSYPNGSNVPQPSYGSVKAIHRLDSSVIIRSDAAFALGSSGGGLFDEKYNLIGITTFKSPGPQGFFYSLPVEWIKKLMKEPDTKSLKTLDIPFWAMPFEQKPYFMKVVIPYQNKEWDALKSISDLWIKEEPNSSDAWYFLGLAGQGKKDLKAAKEAFSKAERINPRHVDAMMGLADIAESEKDLVALQNIQKKVNQLNTSLAEVILNKLDKLK
- a CDS encoding DUF2237 family protein; the protein is MTIKNVLGTKLEVCNLNPITGFTRNGCCETGPEDIGQHTVCAEVTQEFLQFSKLKGNDLMTPRPEYEFTGLKKGDRWCLCSNRWLEALEEGIAPPVVLEATHEKALEIIDLAELKYHQIR
- a CDS encoding 4a-hydroxytetrahydrobiopterin dehydratase, coding for MAYNAKEIEEKLTLKCTSWSYIFPSIERKFLTQSFDESIRIANEIAKIANQLNHHPELVFKHNELIIRTHTHSASGITDKDFELAEKIDQLLLI
- a CDS encoding peroxiredoxin, which produces MKIFILIGIALVFYLLRANVMAAPILKIGDDAPTFTLPDSQGNQVSLSDYKSKWVVLYFYPKDDTPGCTKEACQFRDDFKTLEALGAKVIGVSIDDSFSHKKFAEKYNLPFPLLSDTSGDVANSYGALNNFLVIKLAKRYTYLISPQGKIAKIYLSVDTSKHSQEIIEDLKILKLKNLNQE